The following proteins are co-located in the Elusimicrobiota bacterium genome:
- a CDS encoding adenylate/guanylate cyclase domain-containing protein, translated as MSFTSQIHASASQDRLEKLVAERLRPGADKTLIDRRIWDLFGEEWAVMFTDLSGFSRKVEEFGIIHFLQTIFESERIFIPCIDRHDGILLKTEGDSLLVLFRSASKAIACAVEMQRTAKGYNAGRTDAEKILLCVGLGFGKVLKIGDHDVFGAEVNAASKLGEDTAQAWDVLVTEGLRNAAGSAHAFEPIDAVPSGAKAAYRLRYEL; from the coding sequence ATGTCCTTCACCAGCCAGATCCACGCCAGCGCGTCGCAGGACCGTCTCGAGAAGCTCGTCGCCGAGCGCCTGCGCCCCGGCGCCGACAAGACGCTCATCGACCGCCGCATCTGGGACCTCTTCGGTGAGGAGTGGGCGGTGATGTTCACCGACCTCTCGGGCTTCTCCCGCAAGGTCGAGGAGTTCGGGATCATCCACTTCCTGCAGACCATCTTCGAATCCGAGCGCATCTTCATCCCCTGCATCGACCGCCACGACGGGATCCTCCTCAAGACGGAAGGCGACAGCCTCCTCGTCCTCTTCCGCAGCGCATCCAAGGCCATCGCCTGCGCGGTGGAGATGCAGCGCACCGCGAAGGGGTACAACGCCGGCCGCACGGACGCGGAGAAGATCCTCCTCTGCGTCGGGCTGGGCTTCGGGAAGGTCCTCAAGATCGGCGACCACGACGTCTTCGGCGCCGAAGTGAACGCCGCCAGCAAGCTCGGAGAGGACACCGCCCAGGCCTGGGATGTCCTCGTCACGGAAGGCCTCCGGAACGCCGCGGGCTCCGCGCACGCCTTCGAGCCCATCGACGCGGTCCCCTCGGGCGCGAAAGCCGCCTATCGACTGCGCTACGAGCTCTGA
- a CDS encoding methyltransferase domain-containing protein: MAADLERILRDLAGVYDFSGKDVVYVGAGGGRLLPAVGAARRIQAVDQDAPSLEALRAAADAAGLSARLVLTRGDFMALDLRGDVVYFEFCLHEMSDPAAALARALRSAPEAVVLDHAPGSAWGALAGETEKTAAAWKALEAAAPRRVASFEGEQSFRDYGELRAKLAPLGDAALRRIEPYRPHIDFRIPMPYRAALLSR; the protein is encoded by the coding sequence GTGGCGGCGGACCTCGAGCGCATCCTCCGGGACCTGGCCGGCGTCTACGACTTCTCAGGCAAGGACGTGGTCTATGTGGGCGCGGGAGGAGGCCGACTCCTGCCGGCCGTCGGCGCGGCCCGGCGCATCCAGGCGGTGGACCAGGACGCCCCCTCCCTCGAAGCCCTGCGCGCCGCGGCGGACGCCGCGGGACTCTCCGCCCGACTGGTCCTGACCCGCGGCGATTTCATGGCGCTGGACCTGCGCGGCGACGTGGTTTATTTCGAGTTCTGCCTCCACGAGATGTCGGACCCGGCCGCCGCGCTCGCGCGGGCCCTTCGCAGCGCGCCGGAGGCCGTCGTGCTGGACCATGCGCCGGGCTCGGCCTGGGGGGCGCTCGCGGGGGAGACGGAGAAGACGGCCGCGGCGTGGAAGGCGCTCGAGGCCGCCGCGCCCCGCCGCGTCGCGTCCTTCGAGGGCGAGCAGAGCTTCCGCGACTATGGCGAGCTGCGCGCCAAGCTCGCTCCCCTCGGGGACGCCGCCCTGCGGCGCATCGAGCCCTACCGCCCGCACATCGACTTCCGCATCCCCATGCCCTACCGGGCGGCACTCCTCTCCCGCTGA